Proteins from a single region of Planctomycetota bacterium:
- a CDS encoding Gfo/Idh/MocA family oxidoreductase translates to MSKTTGFTAMAGPRAEKEAPRVGVGMLGYAFMGKAHSNAYKKIPYIMYPPVAIPELVAICGRDEKAVAEAARRYGYQGYYTDWRKMLEDDRIKLFDNGGPNDAHAEPCIEAAKAGKHVFCEKPLARTAEEAKTMLDAVRKYKVKHQCAFNYRFVPAVRQAYELVRSGKLGRIYHYRAVYLQEWIMPHYGTPLIWRLQKKVAGSGALGDLGAHIIDLGRFLVGEVKSVSALTRTFIEERPLPGGKGKGKVDVDDAFVAVLEFDNGAIGTVEATRFAAGRKNFNCFEINGEKGSIRFNLERLNELEVFWVGEEPKETQGFHSAMITEGYHPFISNWWPHGHIIGWEHAMVHEIHHLLDAIVNNKDVAPHGATFEDGYRCAVICDAILESAAKRKHVDVKY, encoded by the coding sequence ACGCCTACAAGAAGATCCCCTACATCATGTATCCGCCCGTGGCGATCCCCGAGCTCGTGGCCATCTGCGGCCGCGACGAGAAGGCGGTGGCGGAGGCCGCCCGCCGGTACGGCTACCAGGGCTATTACACCGACTGGCGCAAGATGCTCGAGGACGACCGCATCAAGCTCTTCGACAACGGCGGGCCCAACGACGCCCACGCGGAACCCTGCATCGAGGCGGCCAAGGCCGGCAAGCACGTCTTCTGCGAGAAGCCCCTCGCCCGCACGGCCGAGGAGGCCAAGACGATGCTCGACGCCGTCCGGAAGTACAAGGTCAAGCACCAGTGCGCCTTCAACTACCGGTTCGTTCCGGCCGTCCGGCAGGCCTACGAGCTCGTCCGGAGCGGAAAGCTCGGAAGGATCTACCACTACCGCGCCGTGTACCTCCAGGAGTGGATCATGCCCCACTACGGCACGCCGCTCATCTGGAGGCTCCAGAAGAAGGTCGCCGGCTCGGGCGCCCTGGGGGACCTCGGAGCCCACATCATCGACCTGGGCCGCTTCCTGGTGGGCGAGGTGAAGTCCGTCTCCGCCCTCACGCGGACCTTCATCGAAGAACGGCCCCTGCCCGGAGGCAAGGGAAAGGGCAAGGTGGACGTGGACGACGCCTTCGTCGCCGTCCTCGAGTTCGACAACGGCGCGATCGGCACCGTCGAGGCCACGCGCTTCGCCGCCGGCCGCAAGAACTTCAACTGCTTCGAGATCAACGGCGAGAAAGGCTCGATCCGATTCAACCTCGAACGCCTCAATGAACTCGAGGTCTTCTGGGTCGGCGAGGAGCCCAAGGAGACGCAGGGCTTCCACAGCGCCATGATCACGGAGGGCTACCACCCCTTCATCTCGAACTGGTGGCCTCACGGGCACATCATCGGGTGGGAGCACGCGATGGTGCACGAGATCCACCACCTCCTGGACGCGATCGTCAACAACAAGGACGTGGCCCCCCACGGGGCGACCTTCGAGGACGGCTATCGCTGCGCCGTGATTTGCGACGCGATCCTGGAATCGGCCGCGAAGCGCAAGCACGTGGACGTGAAGTATTAG
- a CDS encoding DUF3568 family protein translates to MNARKALFPALLLGLTACRGMGIFGTEAAPRNGEAPANAAVRRYPRSTEDVWSAVAAAMQSLDLRIESDRHDALGGELVARRANDERVSVRARSLDEASTQVTVSVGAGDRNLAEIVQNHIGRHLGGAGVARTGFFGGSTLERSYDANVAKAVIAAERAAEELGLEITHRDIRDASAEVVARKAGVGPVLVRVETAARNGDARRNGDRAADAERGPVRVTFVAGTRRSEENEALLQDLRTSFERFLR, encoded by the coding sequence ATGAACGCGCGCAAAGCCCTGTTCCCCGCGCTGCTGCTCGGCCTGACCGCCTGCCGCGGCATGGGGATCTTCGGAACCGAAGCCGCGCCCCGCAACGGCGAGGCGCCCGCCAACGCCGCCGTCCGGCGCTACCCGCGCTCCACGGAGGACGTCTGGTCCGCGGTGGCCGCCGCGATGCAGTCGCTCGATCTGCGCATCGAAAGCGACCGGCACGACGCCCTGGGCGGCGAGCTTGTGGCCCGCCGGGCCAACGACGAGCGCGTTTCCGTGCGAGCCCGGAGCCTCGACGAAGCCAGCACGCAGGTGACCGTCAGCGTCGGCGCCGGCGACCGGAATCTCGCCGAGATCGTCCAGAACCACATCGGACGGCATCTCGGAGGGGCCGGCGTCGCCCGCACGGGATTCTTCGGAGGAAGCACCCTGGAGCGCTCCTACGACGCCAACGTGGCCAAGGCCGTCATCGCCGCCGAGCGGGCGGCCGAGGAACTGGGCCTCGAGATCACGCATCGCGACATCCGCGACGCCTCGGCCGAAGTCGTCGCGCGCAAGGCCGGAGTGGGCCCCGTGCTCGTCCGCGTCGAGACCGCCGCCCGGAACGGCGACGCCCGCCGCAACGGAGATCGCGCCGCCGACGCCGAACGCGGCCCCGTCCGGGTGACCTTCGTGGCCGGAACGCGCCGCAGCGAGGAGAACGAAGCGCTGCTTCAGGACCTGAGAACGTCCTTCGAGAGGTTCCTCCGCTGA
- a CDS encoding DUF1080 domain-containing protein, with translation MIATLLMLALSAARQAGDEGWISLFNGKDLSGWKVSENPASARVEDGCLVVNGPRAHCFYVGEVRNHDFKDFEFKCEVLVKPGSNSGIYFHTAWQEKGWPEKGFEAQICSNDYKDPRKTGSLYAVKDLTESPVKDGEWFEYHILVKGRRVEIRLNGKTVNEWVQPDDYAPKQFKGRILSSGTFAFQCHDPKSEVRFRNIRVKPLD, from the coding sequence ATGATCGCCACGCTCCTGATGCTCGCCCTGTCCGCTGCTCGCCAGGCCGGAGACGAGGGATGGATTTCGCTTTTCAACGGCAAGGACCTCTCCGGCTGGAAGGTGAGCGAGAACCCCGCCTCGGCCCGGGTCGAGGACGGCTGTCTGGTCGTCAACGGCCCGCGCGCCCACTGCTTCTACGTGGGCGAGGTCCGGAACCACGACTTCAAGGACTTCGAGTTCAAATGCGAGGTTCTCGTCAAGCCCGGTTCCAACTCCGGCATCTATTTCCACACCGCCTGGCAGGAAAAGGGCTGGCCGGAGAAGGGCTTCGAGGCCCAGATCTGCTCGAACGACTACAAGGACCCCCGCAAGACCGGAAGCCTCTATGCGGTCAAGGATCTGACCGAATCCCCCGTCAAGGACGGCGAGTGGTTCGAATACCACATCCTCGTCAAGGGCCGCCGGGTCGAAATCCGCCTCAACGGCAAGACCGTCAACGAATGGGTCCAGCCCGACGACTACGCCCCCAAGCAGTTCAAAGGGCGGATTCTGAGCTCCGGAACCTTCGCCTTCCAGTGCCACGACCCCAAGAGCGAGGTGCGGTTCCGCAACATCCGCGTCAAGCCGCTGGATTGA
- a CDS encoding LamG domain-containing protein produces the protein MGKSIVYCDGCGKSLPEDEFTRGKAHFVDERPFCVSCKPLPEPPPARPPTPSPLPKKIATSRISIPAAGTRRIPLPPRPARRPAARTIGIAAAAAVAGGMILVLALSGGSSRATPAPPPPAREPAPRPPSRDEAARAAVEELERLAASGSPDEILLACDRVRRTVEGTRYAPRLRQVEENALRRRAERRTDADRFLGQIRELIQADREFTRQAELEGMIAAALRTWPDRRGDIDLLRADYERRRAEAARRASLAGHWKFDDGGGDTATDASDYAHHARVLGGPQWTTGRIGGALRFDGKDDVVVLPGAAPLNRLQEGSFTLAAWFKALSEPTGPDGDNRSAYAIVVKQGWHEGLSYRPGRTFYAEHWLAGDVWVQTSASAPSFVPGAFFHVAMVVRRETGRLELYVDGILRGSASFTPGAPTRDYGATPWRIGCANPGADKWAWPAHGVIDDVRLYSRALAPEEILELRRVASQ, from the coding sequence ATGGGTAAGAGCATCGTCTACTGCGACGGGTGCGGAAAAAGTCTGCCCGAAGACGAGTTCACCCGCGGCAAGGCGCACTTCGTGGACGAGCGCCCGTTCTGCGTCTCCTGCAAGCCCCTTCCCGAACCTCCGCCGGCCCGGCCCCCGACCCCCTCTCCGCTTCCGAAGAAAATCGCCACCAGCCGTATCTCCATTCCCGCCGCCGGCACGCGGAGAATCCCTCTGCCTCCCCGGCCGGCCCGCCGGCCCGCCGCCCGGACGATCGGAATCGCCGCGGCCGCCGCCGTCGCCGGAGGGATGATCCTCGTCCTGGCTCTTTCCGGGGGATCCTCCCGCGCGACTCCGGCCCCGCCCCCGCCGGCCCGGGAGCCCGCGCCCCGCCCGCCCTCGCGCGACGAGGCCGCCCGCGCCGCCGTCGAGGAACTCGAGCGCCTCGCCGCCTCCGGAAGCCCCGATGAAATCCTCCTGGCCTGCGACCGCGTTCGGCGCACGGTGGAGGGCACCCGCTACGCCCCACGCCTGCGCCAAGTCGAGGAGAACGCCCTCCGCCGCCGCGCGGAGCGCCGCACGGACGCCGACCGGTTCCTCGGGCAGATCCGGGAGCTGATCCAGGCCGACCGCGAGTTCACACGCCAGGCCGAACTCGAAGGCATGATCGCCGCCGCCCTCCGAACGTGGCCCGATCGCCGTGGAGACATCGACCTTCTGCGCGCCGACTACGAACGCCGGCGCGCGGAGGCCGCCCGCCGCGCCTCCCTCGCGGGCCACTGGAAGTTCGACGACGGAGGCGGCGATACCGCGACCGACGCGTCCGACTACGCCCACCACGCCCGCGTCCTCGGCGGACCCCAATGGACCACCGGCCGAATCGGCGGAGCCCTGCGCTTCGACGGCAAAGACGACGTCGTCGTCCTGCCCGGCGCCGCCCCGCTCAACCGCCTCCAGGAAGGAAGCTTCACCCTGGCCGCCTGGTTCAAGGCGCTCTCCGAACCGACCGGCCCGGACGGCGACAACCGCTCCGCCTACGCGATCGTCGTCAAGCAGGGCTGGCATGAAGGCTTGAGCTACCGGCCCGGCCGCACGTTCTACGCCGAGCACTGGCTGGCGGGAGACGTTTGGGTCCAGACGTCGGCCTCCGCCCCCTCGTTCGTCCCCGGAGCGTTCTTCCATGTGGCCATGGTGGTGCGCCGGGAAACCGGACGCCTGGAGCTCTACGTGGACGGGATTCTTCGCGGCTCCGCCTCCTTCACCCCCGGAGCCCCGACCCGGGACTACGGCGCGACCCCCTGGAGAATCGGCTGCGCCAATCCCGGCGCCGACAAGTGGGCCTGGCCCGCCCACGGGGTGATCGACGACGTCCGGCTCTACTCGAGGGCGCTTGCTCCGGAAGAAATCCTCGAGCTTCGCCGCGTCGCCAGCCAGTGA
- a CDS encoding sugar ABC transporter ATP-binding protein — protein MSGTGGPERMPGAPAIEFRGIAKRFGGVRALRGVSFSAVAGEVHAVLGANGAGKSTLLKILAGLVEPDEGEILLDGRPLRARSPREAHERGIGLVPQETTLFGNLSIVENLFLGRRWGARASMLEETRRRLGELGLACDPLVPVERLSVARKQLVQIARALAFEPRVLALDEPTASLSEGEAEALFGILRKLRARGVTILFVSHRLKEVRAIADRATVLRDGEVAGTLRFPEAGKEDIVRLLTGTAGAGEGAAVPSEAAAGPPVLEVRGLGGRGFRDVNFSLRRGEVLGWFGLVGAGRSETARALFGIDPAEEGEVFVEGRRVRIRSPREAVALGIGLVPEDRKIEGLILSMTVAENLSLASLPRMGRWGMIPRGADRAAVEEAVARLSLKCAGPDQPVSELSGGNQQKVVLGRWTATRPRALVLDEPTKGVDVGAKAEIRALVRRLAAEGAGIILISSEMEEVREADRILVFRAGRISAELSAAEATDAALMSAAT, from the coding sequence TTGAGCGGTACGGGAGGCCCTGAGCGGATGCCGGGGGCGCCGGCCATCGAATTCCGGGGGATCGCGAAGCGCTTCGGAGGGGTCCGCGCCCTTCGCGGCGTGAGCTTTTCCGCGGTCGCCGGCGAGGTTCACGCCGTGCTCGGGGCCAACGGGGCGGGGAAGTCCACGCTGCTGAAGATCCTGGCGGGGCTCGTGGAACCGGACGAGGGGGAGATTCTGCTCGACGGACGCCCGCTCCGGGCGCGCTCTCCTCGGGAGGCGCACGAGCGGGGGATCGGGCTGGTGCCGCAGGAAACCACGCTTTTCGGCAATCTTTCGATCGTCGAGAATCTGTTTCTGGGGCGGCGGTGGGGGGCCCGGGCGTCGATGCTCGAGGAGACCCGCCGCCGGTTGGGAGAACTCGGACTGGCGTGCGATCCGCTCGTTCCGGTCGAGCGCCTGTCCGTGGCGCGCAAGCAGCTCGTCCAGATCGCCCGCGCGCTGGCGTTCGAGCCCCGGGTGCTGGCGCTGGACGAGCCCACGGCGAGCCTGTCGGAGGGCGAAGCGGAAGCGCTCTTCGGCATTCTCCGAAAGCTCCGGGCGCGCGGGGTGACGATTCTTTTCGTCTCGCATCGCCTGAAGGAGGTGCGGGCCATCGCCGACCGGGCCACCGTGCTGCGGGACGGCGAGGTCGCCGGGACGCTGCGGTTTCCCGAGGCGGGAAAAGAAGACATCGTCCGGCTTCTGACCGGGACGGCGGGCGCGGGGGAGGGGGCGGCGGTTCCGTCCGAGGCTGCGGCCGGGCCGCCGGTGCTGGAGGTTCGGGGGTTGGGAGGGAGAGGATTCCGGGATGTGAACTTTTCGCTCCGTCGGGGCGAGGTCCTGGGGTGGTTCGGCCTCGTGGGCGCTGGCCGGAGCGAGACGGCGCGGGCGCTTTTCGGGATCGATCCGGCCGAGGAGGGGGAGGTTTTCGTGGAGGGGCGCCGGGTGCGGATCCGGTCCCCGCGGGAGGCGGTGGCGCTCGGAATCGGCCTGGTTCCGGAGGATCGCAAGATCGAAGGGCTGATTCTCTCGATGACGGTGGCGGAGAACCTGTCTCTGGCGTCGCTCCCGCGGATGGGCCGGTGGGGGATGATCCCGCGGGGCGCGGACCGCGCCGCGGTCGAAGAGGCCGTCGCGCGCCTGAGTCTCAAGTGCGCGGGTCCGGACCAGCCCGTGTCGGAGCTCAGCGGCGGGAATCAGCAGAAGGTGGTGCTGGGCCGGTGGACGGCCACGCGTCCGCGGGCGCTCGTGCTCGACGAGCCGACGAAGGGGGTCGACGTGGGAGCCAAGGCGGAAATCCGGGCGCTCGTGCGGCGCCTGGCGGCCGAAGGGGCGGGGATCATCCTCATTTCCTCGGAGATGGAAGAGGTGAGGGAGGCGGACCGGATCCTCGTGTTCCGGGCGGGGCGGATTTCCGCGGAGCTTTCGGCCGCCGAAGCCACGGACGCCGCGCTCATGTCCGCGGCGACATGA